TGGATTATGGCCCAGAAATAGAAAAGTTAAAAGTTAAAACCCGCATACGGCATACGGCATATGTAATGTAATTAATGTTCAGTGTCCGCACCGTCCTCTACTATTCAcaccaaatgaaaaatcagcatttttgaTCTGCCATCGGCAGTGATGGCAGCGTTCGCGTTCGTGAACGCCAAGTTCGCGAACgtgaacgcgaacgcgaacggaACGCgttcttttttgaaagaacgCGAACGTGAACGCGTTCTTTTCAAaagaacgcgaacgcgaacggcGTTTGTTTTGATTGaacgcaaatttcaaagtttgaaacatttttcaggcaaattttgcattttgagccattttcattgaaaaaaagtggtaaaGTATAGAATTTTTACCcctttttagttatttttcaataaaaatgcaaaaattgcgtTTAGAATAGGCCTACGATGTCACTGTTACTAGTGTTACTTGCTGCAATTCATTAATCATTGTCTCCCGAATCATGCATTTGcgttctcgttcgcgaacgacatacGTTCACGATCGCGTTCGCGAACGCGTTCTTTTTAAATGAACGTGAACGCGAACGCCGTTCATTTCAAatgaacgcgaacgcgaacgccgTTCAAATTTTTGCGAACGCTGCCATCACTGGCCATCGGCCATCTCCATTTGCCGACCTGCCGATAGGTCACCGTCACTCCTCTGGCATATTGACCATTTTTAATCTCAGATCTCAAAGCTGTTTTTATACCTTTTGGGAATTTGGGTTGGGCTCGTCATTTTTGCCATAATCAATTAATTGAAGCAGAAGTAATAAATCATCGTCGGCCTAAGTGCAATTCCTTGTAAGTGCCACATGTAAATAGATACTTGTGTAAGAAGCGCTTAATCGCCTGTAGCGCTTTCTATTGGGTAAAAACCTTCAATTCTTGGGTAGGTACTGTGTTTTGGTGTGGACAACACTACCTACCTTTGAGTTGAAGGTTTTGTCCCATAGAAAGCGATACATGCGATGAGGCGCTTCTTACACAAGTCTCTATTTACATGTGGCACTTCCAAGGAATTGCACTTAGGCCGACGAATtatcattcaatatttttgattttgtatttgttcaaattcaaaataaatatttaatatttaaaaaaaatgaaaaattaggacGGCCTGACGGCCAGGCACTGCGTCTGCTGCTGCCGGaagactaaaaaattgatttgttgacattttatttttcaaggacgtttttgtttttactgataagaaaaatcaaaaaattgaaaaaatttcaacttgcgaTCATCAAtcaatctcattttttgaaagtgaattcacatgaaataaaattattagtGAATTATATTTGATCAACGTTGCTGAAACAAGCTTGGCACGATCTCGCTAGTCACATTTTGGTTTCATCTTCCTCTGCCACTTTGGGTAAGTCTTCTTGTACTTCTATAGTTGTTCATAACTTGTACGCAATACTTGAAACCGGTTGATTACAAATTACCATAGCAATAAATGATCAGCTCAGTTTGTATGAATTTTATTCTTCACTTTAACATTCGAAcattgttttttgttgaaatcattACAGAAATAAATAATGTTGTTCGAAGCGAAtgattggaaaagaaaaatggtAACGCCGTTACAAACAACTTGatgttgaaacaaaattattcaaggATTTACAgtcttaaaataaaaatgaaaacgtacTAAACTAAaggattttcatttaaaacgcCTAAATTAGGTAAAAGGTATAAATTTGTAGTGACTAGTATGAAAAAAAGAACGTCTTGTCATCGCATCAGTACACAATAATATGTTGTAGCCGTAGGTAcatatcattttaaaaacaataatttacgtTCATTTTGAGTGCGATGACGAAACGCGCTTACCCAAATATACAACACAAAATTATCAGTTTTGTTTTAAACTTCGTTTACCTCCCCATTGAAAAAACGATCCCGCTCTTCTGCTCAGATTATCTGGGCTGTGTAGCGTACTGACGGTAAACATTTTCTTATAAAAAGatccttttttttgttcaggTTGTCTGCGGGACCACTCGATGAATTCTTTAAATAATTCTTGTAAATTCAATTCATCAGTCAAGCACAGCTTTTTATCCGATGCTCGTTTCTTTCTGCTATTAGTGGTATCGTTTTCGTCCTTTGAACTGACTTCGCGTTTCATAATATTATGTTCGTAATTATCTTCTAACCTatcattaaattcattttctgggATACTTCTTTTTCCAccccaattgaaaaatttctgcgtTCGTTTACCTCCCCAACTTGAGAACGAAGGTTCTCTTTTGGCAGCCGAATCGTCTGGCGTTAATGGAACTCGTTTACCGCCCCAGCTCGAAAACATATTCGGTGGCGTTCTTTTACTATCGTAATTGAACGGTTTTCTCGATCTGATTTTTCCTACTTTACCGTTATtccaattattattcattatcTTATTCAATTGTCCTTTCCAACCCGCTGAAAAAGGATACTGAGGTACGTCTTTACTTGTACTCTCGTACGATGCGAAACGTGGACTTATATGATTATGTGGTGGGCGATATTGTCCCAAATTAGTCGTGCTATCTTCTGAAAGTTGTCGCAGTACATCGTTTACCATATTTTGTTGTCTGTAATTTTCCAGCCATTCGCAATGCAGTGTGCTTTGTTCGTTGCATAAATTAATTATATCTTGGATGGTTGATTCCGCCTGGGCAAACGTTCCATCAATGTTTATCACAATTCCCAACACTAATATCCAATGtatgatttttgaaaggaatactttcattctgaaaaaaaaacaagaaaaaatacataagtcGTGACTACTGGGTTATTTATGTACAGTTGGATTtgctttcaacattttaaaagtgtAGGCGCTTATTTGATATTGTCTCTCTGACttaatagcgaaaaaaattctacaaagtCACTTTCATGTGGTAATTTTCGCGTTCAAATAAATCGTTTATTCGTAATGCCTAGTAATTATTAAGATTTTAtgtcaaattttaccatttttctcaCCCAAAATAACTGGATTTTGAAGGTCAACTTTTCTTGTCCTCTTTATTTTATGAGTGACTGACAgtgaaagtaaaaatgaaagttatgaaattttgcCCTACCTTTATGTTTCACgacattttttagtttttcagtaTCTTAAATCCgtggatttttaaattcacatgTAGGTAGCCccatgtatgtaatgtacctagcACCTACAATTTTACTCTTAATACGTGTATACTTAGTACTTACATACCTAGGTAAATTCGTAATCAAGTCAAGTGAGCTATTTTCTCAAGAATCGAATATAATTGGGTTTAAGGAGTtggtaattattattaatttaaaataaacagCGTTTATTATTCTTTGAAAACTGAAGTTCTTCGAGTTTCTTTCTCACCAACAAAAACAATTCACGTTGTACACTGTAGGTACACTTGATGCGCAAAGTACCTAGTCATTTGTTAAGAGACTTTTTCATTACTTTATAGTTTCTGTTTCTTCAAATAGGGATTTgtatgtttcattttattcaacatttccTTGGTAGACGAtacatattcgtaattttaaaatcagaaaataaatgCTTCCTAGttggttgatttttcaaaaacaaacttCACCTAATTACTATCGTTCGAACAAATTTAACGTTCTCGTAAAAGCTGTAATATTTCGCAGAATCGTAATCCGTAACCGAAAGATGTATTTACATATTGTTCGAAATAAACTTTAGTGAAGACTTTGATAAAatattcgattgaaaatttgtgaagcGAGGATGGATATGTACTTGTAGATATATTATgctaaataaaacgaaaattttcaaagggaCTTAGCTTTAATCCATAAACGATTCGGAAGAATTACATTATCACAGACAGTGCCAAGTATGTAAAAGTTTCGACTAATGTAATTCGTTTTaatgatggaaaattaatttatgaaaataccGATTTAGAAGGAATGGCTCtgaggtgaaaaaattaaataatcactAATGCATAATAaagaatttctcgtgaaatttgttttaaaataatatgtttCGTGTCCCTATACCTATACTTCGGAAAAATTCTTGTTAAGGAGGAGTGCACTTATACCTATTACGAGTGAAATTCGAGTGATTGTTCATTCCATATTTTCCCCAAGATTCATTCTGATTCAAACTTGTATTCTCGTATAAATGAAAaccgacaatttttcaaacatacgTACTAAACTTGACCGAAATTTTGGAACGAATTTGGGGTCTCGGAAGAGTCGCGTTGGTAATTTTAGACATTGCATTAAATACCTTGAATATTTTGTGATTAAGTAGCTGAAACACGTTCGCTTTCGTGTTGCAAAGAGAAACCCGTGCAGCACGAATTGCGTTAAAAATCAAAGTACCTAACATTAACTAGCTGAAGAAAATAGAAAGCGAAAACCTACTCGTATAAATCTCGTTAGCTTGAGTGGGTTTGAAAGAGGATACAAGGAAACATTGTTGCGTATGGAAAATTCTATTGTATGACGTGTAATCCTTCGGGGATGTCATTGCTTCTAGTACTAGTGAGATTCAAGATGATAATGTGTGAAAAACTACATTATGTTATCCtatcattaatttaatttacgCATATTGATTTTCCTGCAGTGTTCATAGGTCTtcatatcgaaaaaaaatctaagtatattattttataatttatatgtAATTATATTTCCCGATGGtaaatgtaaaatattattatattcATCCCTTTCAATGCACTACGAGTATTTCGAAAGCACACTCAGATCTTTTATACGCTCTGATTCTTTCATAAATGTAACAAATTTAGAGGCTTGTGCAGGTTAAATCGAAGAAATGTTAGAATGATGCTTCAAAACTTAAAACTTGATATTGAAGGaatgaattcttcaatttctgaaattatttgaaaaatagctCAATTGGAAAcccaaaatttatgtttttagAATGATTGTTTCACTTTGCTCAGCGCAATGATTCATCTTTGCACATGGTGTTCTGTTTAATGAGTTATTGTTTGAGAAGAGGACAGTTAATGATTATTGATACactgaattttggaaaaaagaaaaatgttgtgccCTGTATTTTACTACATGATgacatcaaattaaaaatttccgaTTCCAGGTAAAGGAAACATTTTACGTTTCaatatgaaaaaactgaaaaaaaaaagattacaaaaatttatgtttagtTCTGAAAAATACTTCAGCTTTGGAGTGTCCGAacgaaacagtgaaatttcacgtgtacatctcaaaaaaaaacacgaaaaaactcCATCATATAAAAAACGTCagcagtcaaatttcatttttcaaatttttacagaatgtgaaaattcaaaggctAATGCATAATATCGAAATTTAATCCATTTGTATCAGAAAGCAGAAAATTTGcttgcatcatttttttggtctcTCAAATCGGTTATGATAGTTTTggagccattttggagcctcttgttaattttttcgaatttttaagaTCTGAAACAAATTCtcatgaaataaaaatgcagTTTCTACAAACTTCGatgcaaaaaacatttttcagaaaattgtgcTTGAATCGGTCGAAAAGGCGAGGAAAACGATTAATCTGAGTTTGTAGGTGTTGAATTCAAGTAGCGTTTTGTTGACGAAATGTTTGAGGTAAAAGACCCAAAATCTATTGAAGGCTTTAAAATATGTAACCTGAAACCTCTTAATGCACTGGAATTAGTTTTCTTTGATGAGAATACTCTGATAACATTTCTATTTCAGGTCTCTTTTCATTCAAACTATTAGTTATTTAGTTAGCTTTGAAATTGTCGTCTCCATCGAAGTAAGTAGTGCTCAAAAATCGCTGCTCCTCGATCCAAACATAAATCTCTCAGCAGATATAGCATTggtatgtacataggtacatacatagcaCCTATCCTTAAGAAAATGTAAGTCcatgaagttgaattttgacctGCTGCATAGAACAGGAATCTGGCTCACTTTGTAAAGTTAATTTCTCAGTACGTGTCAGTAGCGAAATGTCttatttttaagtaaaaattataaaaacttgaTGTCCGCCTAATTTTACTTTCACCCCCGTCACGTCCCCGCTCCAATCAACTTCTCCCTGACCCACTTCGACATCGCCTGTGAAACTTCAACATTTTCCTGCAGTTTTCATTTGCttgtacctatctaaaaaagttcaaaaattgtcaaaaaatattgcaattttacTGCAaggtttgaaaatgtaaagaattcatttttcaaattaaaaaccacaattttttcgaaaatgtcccctcTTTCAGCCCTCTTATCTTCCCTTTAGGGGtacctttcaactcaaaatagaaatctttgctgaatttggtcaaagtCCGCCGACTTTTTTTGGAGGGCGATCCACCCTATTATAGATGTCTATGTGTGAGtctatttgaagaaaatggaTAAGTTCATTGTTTATTAATATAAAACTTGTAACAGTTCACTTCCAATCCTATTCTAAGAAACCAGATCTAAATATTATGTTATGCTATTCGTTAATAAAAGTTTTGCATTAAAAACATAAGATCTTGAAAAGTAATTTCcagtgaaaatatttcatttagtttttatgtttattttttgaatcggCGTTTTACAGTAATTATATTATAGAGTTGTTGTAATACTCGCAAATAATTTCTACTTCGGGttgaattctttttcaaatttaatctcaacgtaattttttgttattcaATTGCAGATGATTTAATTTATGCAGTTAGGTACCttattcaagttttattttcgttttttctccaAGTAAAGAGAACAACTTCTAAAcgtttagttttttaatttgtcCAAAACGTtgtatttactcgtatattgatTTTAGAATGCATTTGAATAACGAGTAGGAACTTTCATTATCAACTTTTGCTATTGTTTTTATGTACCTAACCTACATAATTACGCGTAGGTACAAAAACTGATATGTATACATATAAGTATATTCATTATCTTTAAATTCTTTTGAACTTGGGTTGTTTTGGAATTCAGTTCTACGatgtatcttcaaaattgaaaaggttACGAGAAATTAAATTAGAGATGAGAcgtcttgaattttcaaaaatagtatattccaaaatgttgaaaattttccaaggaCATGAGGTGTagagaaaaattatattcactCCTTGTGAACTTCTCATATTAAAACTGACGCCAAAAAACAATGCTTCCCCTTCCTTTCTCTCCATaacattaatatttttcaatgatttaaaattaCGTTCAGCTTCCTCAAAACGATTAATAAGCAAAAAACGTATGCCATTTGTGTTTGTCGGGGTACTTATTTGAATTGGAATACATTTTAGGTAGGCAATTAGAAATCTATCTATTTTTGTAATGCGAACATCTGATTGGTTAAGCATCTAAAAATAATGTCTTGATATTGGAGAATCATTACAAATGTATCCCGATTCAAATAAGCACCCTTCATCTTcaagtttctcatttttttttttttttttttaagtaaatgATTAATGTCTTCTTCAATAATCTCAAAAATGCGCAGCAAGTGTCTTCatggtacctacattttttgttcattctgagtaaatattttgaccaaaattcacgctaaaaaattattgtatttgtaCCATCCATCTATGGCAGATATTCGATGGAACACCCAGTATCACCCGAGcacttgaaaaatatgtagaagCATAATTAATTTGCtcactaatttcaaaaatgttccaaCGAATTTTATAGATGCCTATTTGTATGTGTATCAGATATGAAATATACGTATTGCGTTTCAAAAAACACTTGTTTGAAATAGGTTTTAACCTATTTGAATAAAAgttcacgatgaaaaatattaGTAGGTATAAGTGTTATAAAATTTAGTTTTCCGTAGGCGATATACCTTTGAATATTTTAGCCGTGTGATGAGTTTAAATCCGTACCTACATCTTTAGAACTGTTTGTGTTTATATACCGTGTCGCgaagaaaaattagaattattttCGTACCACCTTGAGcgattattttttacattttatcaaatgaattcaaattcttcgaattttgaaatttaatataatTGTAAAACGAGCGACATTTTAACGCCTGGCAAGATTTTTACTTCGCCTGTATACTTACGAGTACTTTGGAGCTAATCAATGCTGGCGTTACATACACGGCGATATATGGCGGATGATAAATTTGATACGATTAGGCTTTCATATCCTCGAAATGCGAATAATTTTACATTCATATGTATGTACGCGCGGCCGCCCGTTTCATTTCTAATTCGTTTTGCAAATATTGTTAATTACATAGAGCGAGGTGCAAAGAGCAAGGGTTGACATCATCTTGTTCGTATAGTTGGttgtatttttggtattaatggAAAACACAAGAGTTATTTTGTTTTGCTCCCTATAGGTAAGTCTTTTCTGAATGGGTTTGCTTTTGGGAAATTCTGCTCACATCAAAAACTTAATGTTAGCGAAACGTTAAAATCTAATTTTGCTACACGTTGTCATTGAGTATGGTTTGAAATGGTAAAATGTAGAAAACTAATAACCGTCCGAAGCTGTGGGAGTAATTTACCTGCCGAATCTCTATCGTCGCAATAATATCGTAGAATATCgtttaattgattttcaaaatattggcGCCTAAATTTCGTCAtttaaacactgttttttttgtttttttttgtgtgcgtgtgtgtgtgtggggctAAAATGTCCGTCGATGGCGATGACTTTCAACAAGAATGATTCAACTATCACGTatagagtttgaaaattttttgtgaaactgtAGAATATTCAGAGCCGTAAAGGGCAGCTTTGTACTTGATAATGGTTCTGGAGTGATACTAGTTTGCAATTTctgagattaaaaaataaatttttgcgcTTTCAAGTTGATTCTATGAGACATttacaaattctcaaaattatttcatttgtcAAGAAactttttcctccttttttctTGTCAtaacattttgatgaaatataccTACTGTTGAATGAACTCCTACACTATACGCAGTAATTGATATCTTATCATATAAGCTTATCATAATTATTCAACACTTtccgtttaaaaattacttttcgaCAAAATATTAGTCTACAGCGAAATTCTCGTAGACTGATATTTTACGAAATATCTTAATAAATATTTAAAGCTCACAAAATTTCCTCGTACGAGATAATTCTGGAACCTCCCACATAACACAAAGAATTTTTTCGCCATAAAAATGCACATTTAATAATACAATGTTATAACttgtttcttttgaaaatcaaatcactaTTTTAAggaggtaattttggtaaatctcCCTGTATGTTTTAATGAATTGAAACGATGATATATTTATCGACCTATTTTGGTCTCGTTTTAAAAAACGGCCTCTTAGTagttctttgcaattttttacgCAAATCGTgctatttttatgcaatttttacgtAGCTTTAGGGAAATCTTGTTgcgaaatttattttgcatatcTGTGTCCGTTCCTAAAGTTCGAAGAGAGTAGGTAACGAGTATATATGCCAAGAAGAAAAACACTAAGTGTGATATTTTTCATACAACCCTCCTCCCAGCCTCTCTcttaaaataaaagtaaaaatgaaatgattacGATCTTATTTTACAAGgcgtttgatttttaaatattgtgtcTGGTATTTTgtcttgaggaaaaaaattataatagtGGTCAAAATTAAgttgagaattcaaaaaaatattttgtatgtcaaacatacttttgaaaaaatagtttatTGGTAATTCATCTCATCATCTGAAATTGaatgttttagttttttaaaaaaaatcagagttcAGCAATTTGTTTTGCAACGTGAGGTTATTTATTTCCTtaaaaatctccaattttttccattatcaGATAGATACACAATATTTTTATGTAgatttctgcattttttcaaaaaattatccatttcaaattttgaagaaaaaaaatttcaaaattgagagtttgagcttttttttgggagaaagtaattttatgtacatattattatttcgaAGTGAATTCGTAACAATTTTTTACTGTGCTCCTTCGAATTCTGAGTTCGGTTGATAATTGAGAGCCGACTCACCCTAATGGAAAGATGCggtgaaattgatatttttgatgagTGATATTACaacattcagaatttttctgtaaCTTTCTGTACATCAAAATTCTGTGAATAGAACAATGAAGAATAGAGGCAGAGAGGAATGTACCCACAGTTTTGTACGATTTCTCCTTTATGAAATGAGTTGATTAGCTTCTAGCAAAATCTTGCACTGACAAGGTGATATCTTTCGGTGgcgaaagttgagaaaatattgaaaaatgaaagtgcACCTATTCTGAGCtgaggtaaaaaaaagtgtcccaaaattgaacttacaaaattgaataaaataaagaagTTAATAAGTTCCCATTTCTCTGAGTATTttattatgttaattttttatgtgatgatttttttggggaagaGAGGTCTACAAAACTGGAACATAACTATAAATAAAACAActggaaaaaaagttgaaaaatgtttcaaattcgaCGAACACTCTGATCAATgtcaaattacaaataaaagggaattaaaaaattaccaaaaagtatgtatttaaaaatcttCAGCTCGAAGTGGGGAGGAGACATGACCCATACTGAGAATAAACCTATTTTTCGTATAATAAGCAGTTTCGAATAATCAGTTTCCACGAAGctgttaaattttttattttttctcattaaaataaCACTGCAACATGAAAGGggaattgggggagggggaggtaaACATGACAAATCTCTATAATTTCTACGTATCAAATTTGTTTCGTGTACTTGATATTACTGAATGATATGAAAAAACTTTCGAGTGTCGTggtatttgaagaaatt
The sequence above is a segment of the Planococcus citri chromosome 3, ihPlaCitr1.1, whole genome shotgun sequence genome. Coding sequences within it:
- the LOC135838613 gene encoding uncharacterized protein LOC135838613 isoform X1, which translates into the protein MSLGIPYIFCNGTTLRMKVFLSKIIHWILVLGIVINIDGTFAQAESTIQDIINLCNEQSTLHCEWLENYRQQNMVNDVLRQLSEDSTTNLGQYRPPHNHISPRFASYESTSKDVPQYPFSAGWKGQLNKIMNNNWNNGKVGKIRSRKPFNYDSKRTPPNMFSSWGGKRVPLTPDDSAAKREPSFSSWGGKRTQKFFNWGGKRSIPENEFNDRLEDNYEHNIMKREVSSKDENDTTNSRKKRASDKKLCLTDELNLQELFKEFIEWSRRQPEQKKGSFYKKMFTVSTLHSPDNLSRRAGSFFQWGGKRSLKQN
- the LOC135838613 gene encoding uncharacterized protein LOC135838613 isoform X2; translated protein: MKVFLSKIIHWILVLGIVINIDGTFAQAESTIQDIINLCNEQSTLHCEWLENYRQQNMVNDVLRQLSEDSTTNLGQYRPPHNHISPRFASYESTSKDVPQYPFSAGWKGQLNKIMNNNWNNGKVGKIRSRKPFNYDSKRTPPNMFSSWGGKRVPLTPDDSAAKREPSFSSWGGKRTQKFFNWGGKRSIPENEFNDRLEDNYEHNIMKREVSSKDENDTTNSRKKRASDKKLCLTDELNLQELFKEFIEWSRRQPEQKKGSFYKKMFTVSTLHSPDNLSRRAGSFFQWGGKRSLKQN